A part of Crassostrea angulata isolate pt1a10 chromosome 5, ASM2561291v2, whole genome shotgun sequence genomic DNA contains:
- the LOC128185331 gene encoding uncharacterized protein LOC128185331, producing the protein MYAMLEIIVGCAAGGIACIVLNVLLVCGIIRKRKRNREKFRETYTNNTYNGFENNCELAATSLYAIIKPVGELGYTPKQKQQSPLPLTDSKGKHTANIYYDVPANKRPKGIGASPMPGYAVPKKISIKYHNGASSKTMFSVPTNKHVSFEPSFLYPGYDVPKKITE; encoded by the exons atGTATGCTATGTtag AAATAATCGTAGGTTGCGCAGCGGGAGGCATTGCATGTATAGTTCTTAACGTTCTCTTAGTTTGTGGCATAATTCGGAAAAG AAAAAGGAATCGAGAGAAGTTTAGGGAGACATACACAAATAATACATACAATGGTTTTGAGAACAACTGTGAGCTTGCTGCCACCTCATTGTATGCCATCATTAAACCTGTAGGGGAATTGGGATACACGCCAAAACAAAAACAGCAATCTCCTTTACCACTGACAGACTCAAAAGGGAAGCATACAGCAAACATTTATTATGACGTGCCAGCAAATAAACGGCCGAAAGGTATTGGTGCATCGCCAATGCCTGGGTATGcagttccaaaaaaaatttctataaagTATCATAATGGCGCATCATCAAAAACTATGTTTTCAGTTCCAACAAACAAACATGTAAGTTTTGAGCCTTCATTTTTATACCCTGGGTACGATGTTCCGAAAAAGATAACCGAGTGA
- the LOC128185333 gene encoding uncharacterized protein LOC128185333, giving the protein MIKLKKMYISFFVLLISIQLRVNGQCPVGDEYRTVTRCDGSHKSEKRMYMYADFSKINHPCTCTVTALFVGRITVRSWGATSKCNNRVTVNNKVTFNCKDNGFHTFDVSINDTVLFEADYQQGYTKGQFKQCLGIYNNGDGVGKFSIKCTTQHRPVSSIKTTTSRPPASRLIYMSSTASFKESSDVLNVKQGKCPNGEEYRTATSCDGSTKSEKHLFVDISKINRPCACTVTASFSGRITVTSWRVEHSKCNNKVTVNNVTFNCKDNKYSIFDVRINDRVLFVADFWQGYTSGEFKQCLRVGNDESTAVKQRHSMDDSKRNDRVCYATVKFA; this is encoded by the exons atgataaaattaaaaaagatgtaTATTTCATTCTTTGTTCTGCTCATCAGCATACAGTTGCGAGTAAATG GACAATGTCCAGTTGGTG aTGAATACAGAACAGTAACTCGTTGTGATGGATCACATAAATCTGAAAAACGAATGTATATGTACGCAGACTTCAGTAAGATAAACCATCCATGCACATGTACTGTGACTGCGTTGTTTGTGGGTCGTATAACTGTGAGGTCATGGGGAGCTACATCTAAATGTAATAACAGAGTTACAGTGAACAACAAAGTGACATTCAACTGCAAAGATAATGGATTTCATACGTTCGATGTCAGTATCAACGATACAGTCCTATTTGAGGCCGACTATCAGCAAGGATACACTAAAGGGCAGTTTAAACAATGCCTTGGAATCTATAATAACG GTGATGGCGTTGGAAAGTTTAGTATCAAATGTACAACACAACACAGACCAGTATCATCAATTAAAACCACAACTTCTCGACCACCTGCTTCTCGATTAATATATATGTCTTCTACTGCTTCGTTTAAAGAATCTTCAGATGTGTTAAACGTCAAACAAG GAAAATGTCCGAATGGTG aAGAATACAGAACAGCCACTAGTTGTGATGGATCGACCAAATCTGAAAAACATTTATTCGTAGATATCAGTAAAATAAATCGTCCATGTGCTTGTACTGTGACTGCTTCGTTTTCGGGTCGAATAACCGTGACGTCATGGAGAGTAGAACACTCTAAATGTAACAACAAAGTTACAGTGAACAACGTGACTTTCAATTGCAAAGATAATAAATATAGCATTTTTGACGTACGGATCAACGACAGAGTTCTATTTGTGGCAGATTTTTGGCAAGGATATACTTCAGGGGAGTTTAAACAATGTTTAAGAGTCGGCAACGATG AATCGACTGCCGTTAAACAAAGACACTCCATGGACGACAGTAAACGCAATGACCGGGTCTGCTATGCCACAGTCAAGTTTGCTTAA